The genomic stretch CATGCCTTGTTGCGCGGTGTCGGCAGGGACGCGCTTGAACAACGTGCTGTCGCTCTGTGCCGAGGCCGTCGATACGAGGACGGCCGTCAGGAGAAGGGTGGATATCAGGTTCATGTCAGATCGATGACGACGGATCGGTTGTTGACGGAGGTGGGGAAGGTCCGCAGGCTGGTTTCGGCAGGACCTTCCTGGACGATACCGGAGCTATCGAATTCGCTGCCGTGCGCGGGACAGTGCAGGCGGTCACCCGATACCTGGAGTTCGGCGCCCTGATGCGTACATCGCATCAGCAGGGCCTTGAACGTGCCTTCCTTCGTACGGAAGACGCAGACCGGATATCGCAGACGTTCATTGCCGGCGACGATAACGGGGAGGTAGGTCTTCGCGCCATCGTTGACCACTTCGAATTCATTCAGCGGCACTTCCATGGTATTGCCGGATACCATGGCGTTCAGATACTTGATGCTCGAGCATCCGTCCAGCAGCAGGGACAGACAGCCGGCACCGCACAAGGCCAGAAAACCCTTCCTGTCCATCGGCGGATCCTAGAGTGATTCGAGAAACTTGAGCAACGCTTCCTTGTCGTGCGCGGGAAGCTGCCTGTAACGCTCCCGGCTTTTCGCTCCCTCGCCGCCATGGTAGAGGATGGCTTCCTCGATGCTATGGGCGCGCCCGTCATGCAGAAGGAAGTACTGTCCTCCCTGCGATGTCGGTGCGAGGCCGAGGCCCCAAAGCGGCGGTGTTTTCCATTCGGACGTCAGCGCCGTTCCCTCGGTATAGCCATCGTCGAGCTCCGGTCCCATGTCGTGCAGGAGAAGATCGGTATACGGATGGATGGTCTTGTCGGAGAGGGCAGCGATCGACGTCGACGGAGTCGTGAACGTCGGTACGTGGCACGAGGCGCAGCCGATGTCGCCGAACGTCCTCTTGCCTGCCTGAACGCGGGTATCGTCGGCATTGCGTTGCGTCGGCGCCTTGAGTGTCTGCAGGTAGAAGACGACGTCATGGATGGTCTGGTTCGACACTTCGGGATCGATGTCGTGTCCGGAATACACGTCGAGGGGATCGTAAGCCGAAGCGATGCCGATGTCCTGGTTGTATGCCGTCACGGTCTGCTGCAGCAGGTCGATGGCCGCGGCTTTCTTGCCGTACCTGCCGATGTAACGACCATCGACAGGCATACTGCCGGAGCGTGGTCTGAAGTAGGACGGGGGGTGGACGTAGTTCGGAACGCCTGAAATACCGTCGCCATCCCTGTCGTCGGGATCGGCATTGGCCAGGAGCTGCGCATCCGTGAGGGCGTCCAGGTAACCCAGGCCGACGCTGAGCGGAGGCATGAAACGGGAGAAAGGGGCACCCGCGGGAAGTTGTTCGGGCTTGTAGCCGGGCAGGGCCCTGTTCTGCAATTGCGGACCGCCCGCATCCAGGTAGCGATTGCCCGAAGCGTCGGATTGGCCGAACCGGATGAGCGTCGTGAAGGGATGTCCCTTGCCGTCGCTCGCATGACAGGTGCCGCACGACGTCGCGACGAAGATCGGGCCGAGTCCAGTCGATGCGGTGAAGACGTCGTCGTTGAAGGCGATGTCGCCCGCGAGGTGGCGGATCTGCTCTTCGTGTGTGAGACCGTCGACGGGGCCGTCGAGGACGTCATGTACTGCCGGAGCCGGTGGCACGATGGCATCGCAGGCGATCAGCAGGGGAACGATGGCTGTAGCGAGGAGGAAGTGTTTCACGCCACAACATAAGAAAATTTAGACGCATATAAAAAACATGTGTCTCAACTCACGATGTGGCGATGAACGTTGTACGATATCGACGCATATGATATCCCTGGATATCGTGATCGTGGCATACCGTCAAACGAAAAACGGCCTCCACGATGAAACCGTGGAAGCCGTGCCGTTCGGAACGATTCGCGTATCGGGTGCGCCGGTGCTTACTGGCCCTGCATCGCTTTGTTGATGGCTGCCATGAA from Candidatus Kapaibacterium thiocyanatum encodes the following:
- a CDS encoding thiol oxidoreductase, translating into MKHFLLATAIVPLLIACDAIVPPAPAVHDVLDGPVDGLTHEEQIRHLAGDIAFNDDVFTASTGLGPIFVATSCGTCHASDGKGHPFTTLIRFGQSDASGNRYLDAGGPQLQNRALPGYKPEQLPAGAPFSRFMPPLSVGLGYLDALTDAQLLANADPDDRDGDGISGVPNYVHPPSYFRPRSGSMPVDGRYIGRYGKKAAAIDLLQQTVTAYNQDIGIASAYDPLDVYSGHDIDPEVSNQTIHDVVFYLQTLKAPTQRNADDTRVQAGKRTFGDIGCASCHVPTFTTPSTSIAALSDKTIHPYTDLLLHDMGPELDDGYTEGTALTSEWKTPPLWGLGLAPTSQGGQYFLLHDGRAHSIEEAILYHGGEGAKSRERYRQLPAHDKEALLKFLESL